One genomic region from Thermococcus sp. encodes:
- a CDS encoding glycosyltransferase family 39 protein, protein MDRKKLARKVLPGIIFLFALGIELITFPPWDTLSYDGALYIDIARNLAVSPANFTYQGVYMMYRPPLYPYTLSMFYHFIHEPLSQLTVARLVSAVFFAMTAVLVYLLTMELFERPVKGILSSAFFIFNALAFTMGTRELVHSEFTFFYALAIYLLHTGRKRKNPTRVYLAFVSAGLAILTRYTGLSIIAVFIAYLWFTEYWDWAKRKEYWIGFALLLLTLSPWLYLGHLHYGGALKPFEIASRAVTADRPVSVSTFMKWLFKDIGHVLPALVVLGLIRQRQDEKGWLLISWALIGFAMIMTVTHKETRFITFLAPVMGILAVEGVSLIADGIEKALELAGRQIKPWKKAITIGLALLLLIPVGGSAFVLKERWNMTGKCESHALRYASKHYSARKLLVSPPIYTMAGFYYPGARVEIMLANKNVERKLREKYYDIIICKEPITYSNILESENYKLVKEFCNGKLKIFIRNSLGTN, encoded by the coding sequence ATGGACAGGAAAAAACTAGCCCGGAAAGTCCTGCCGGGAATAATCTTCCTCTTCGCTCTGGGAATTGAGCTCATAACTTTTCCGCCCTGGGACACGCTGAGCTACGACGGGGCGCTTTACATTGACATCGCCAGGAATCTGGCCGTTAGTCCCGCGAATTTCACCTACCAGGGAGTCTACATGATGTACCGCCCACCCCTCTACCCGTACACTCTCTCGATGTTTTACCACTTCATCCATGAACCCCTGAGCCAGCTTACTGTTGCGAGACTTGTTTCTGCCGTCTTTTTTGCCATGACGGCGGTTTTGGTTTATCTCCTGACTATGGAGCTCTTTGAGAGACCCGTCAAGGGAATCCTCAGCTCGGCCTTCTTCATCTTCAACGCTCTAGCATTCACCATGGGGACGAGGGAACTTGTTCACAGCGAATTTACCTTCTTCTACGCCCTGGCCATCTATCTCCTCCACACCGGAAGGAAGAGAAAAAATCCCACGAGGGTTTATCTGGCCTTCGTCTCGGCCGGCCTCGCAATACTAACGCGCTACACCGGGCTCTCTATAATAGCGGTTTTCATCGCCTACCTCTGGTTCACGGAGTACTGGGACTGGGCCAAAAGGAAGGAATACTGGATTGGCTTCGCCCTGCTCCTCCTGACCCTGAGTCCATGGCTCTATTTGGGCCATCTACACTACGGCGGAGCCCTGAAACCCTTTGAGATAGCGAGCAGGGCCGTTACAGCCGACAGGCCGGTCTCGGTCTCAACATTCATGAAGTGGCTCTTCAAGGACATAGGGCACGTCCTCCCCGCGCTGGTGGTTCTGGGACTCATAAGGCAGAGGCAGGACGAAAAGGGCTGGCTTTTGATAAGCTGGGCCCTCATAGGGTTCGCCATGATAATGACGGTGACCCACAAGGAGACGCGCTTCATAACGTTCTTGGCGCCGGTCATGGGAATACTGGCCGTTGAGGGGGTTTCGCTAATCGCGGACGGGATTGAGAAAGCCCTTGAGCTCGCAGGAAGGCAGATAAAGCCGTGGAAAAAGGCCATCACAATAGGTCTCGCTCTTCTCCTCCTCATTCCTGTGGGTGGAAGCGCGTTTGTTCTAAAGGAGAGGTGGAATATGACTGGAAAATGTGAATCCCATGCGCTGAGGTATGCGAGTAAGCACTATTCGGCAAGAAAATTGCTAGTTTCACCACCCATCTACACTATGGCAGGGTTCTATTATCCCGGAGCAAGGGTCGAGATAATGTTGGCAAATAAAAATGTTGAAAGGAAACTCCGGGAGAAATACTACGATATAATCATTTGCAAAGAGCCAATTACATATTCAAATATTCTTGAAAGTGAAAATTACAAACTTGTTAAAGAGTTCTGCAATGGAAAGCTCAAAATATTTATAAGGAATAGCCTTGGGACTAATTAG